One Shewanella sp. MR-4 DNA window includes the following coding sequences:
- the asnS gene encoding asparagine--tRNA ligase — protein sequence MSIASVASVFKGEHAVGSTVTVRGWVRTRRDSKAGISFLAVYDGSCFNPIQGVVPNSLENYDNEVLKLTAGCSVIVTGEIVESPGAGQAYELQVTQVEVTGWVEDPDTYPMAAKRHSIEHLRELAHLRPRTNIIGAVARVRNCLSQAIHRFYHENGFVWVSTPLITASDCEGAGEMFRVSTLDMENLPRTSDGKVDYDKDFFGKEAFLTVSGQLNGETYACALSKIYTFGPTFRAENSNTSRHLAEFWMVEPEVAFATLSDIANLAEGMLKYAFNAVLAERMDDLQFFAQHVDKTVIERLQSFVSSDFAQVDYTDAVEILQKCGREFEFPVSWGIDLSSEHERYLAEEHFKAPVVVKNYPKDIKAFYMRLNEDGKTVAAMDVLAPGIGEIIGGSQREERLDVLDMRLEEMDLNKEDYWWYRDLRRYGTVPHAGFGLGFERLVSYVTGVSNIRDVIPFPRAPRTANF from the coding sequence ATGAGCATTGCATCGGTCGCTTCTGTATTTAAAGGTGAGCACGCAGTTGGTTCGACAGTCACAGTCCGTGGCTGGGTCAGAACCCGTCGTGACTCTAAAGCTGGCATCTCTTTTTTAGCTGTCTATGACGGCTCCTGCTTTAATCCTATCCAAGGTGTTGTGCCAAATAGCTTAGAAAATTACGACAACGAAGTGTTAAAGCTGACAGCTGGCTGCTCTGTGATCGTAACCGGTGAGATTGTGGAATCTCCTGGCGCTGGCCAAGCCTACGAGCTGCAAGTCACACAAGTTGAAGTGACAGGCTGGGTTGAAGATCCAGACACTTACCCAATGGCGGCTAAGCGTCACTCAATCGAGCATTTACGCGAACTGGCCCACTTACGCCCACGTACCAACATCATTGGTGCCGTTGCCCGCGTGCGTAACTGTTTGTCTCAAGCGATTCACCGTTTCTACCACGAAAATGGTTTCGTGTGGGTGTCTACACCGCTGATCACCGCATCAGACTGTGAAGGCGCGGGTGAAATGTTCCGTGTCTCCACACTGGATATGGAAAACCTGCCACGCACCAGCGACGGCAAAGTAGACTATGACAAAGACTTCTTCGGTAAAGAGGCATTCTTAACCGTATCGGGCCAGCTGAACGGCGAAACCTACGCCTGCGCCCTGTCAAAAATCTATACCTTTGGCCCGACGTTCCGTGCTGAAAACTCAAACACCAGCCGCCACTTAGCGGAATTCTGGATGGTTGAGCCAGAAGTGGCGTTCGCGACCTTAAGCGATATCGCAAACCTTGCCGAAGGCATGCTGAAATACGCCTTTAACGCCGTATTAGCTGAGCGTATGGACGATTTACAATTCTTCGCCCAGCACGTAGATAAAACTGTGATTGAGCGTCTGCAGTCTTTCGTATCGAGTGATTTCGCCCAAGTGGATTACACCGATGCGGTTGAGATCCTGCAAAAATGTGGTCGTGAGTTCGAATTCCCAGTGTCTTGGGGTATCGACTTATCCTCTGAGCACGAGCGTTATCTGGCCGAGGAGCACTTCAAAGCCCCCGTGGTTGTGAAGAACTATCCAAAAGATATCAAAGCTTTCTACATGCGCCTCAACGAAGACGGTAAAACCGTTGCCGCGATGGACGTATTAGCCCCAGGCATCGGTGAAATCATCGGTGGTTCACAACGTGAAGAGCGTTTAGACGTACTGGATATGCGTTTAGAAGAAATGGATCTGAACAAAGAAGATTACTGGTGGTACCGCGATCTGCGCCGTTACGGCACAGTTCCACACGCAGGTTTCGGTCTGGGCTTCGAGCGTTTAGTGTCTTACGTGACGGGCGTATCGAACATCCGTGACGTGATCCCATTCCCACGCGCGCCTCGCACTGCGAACTTCTAA
- the pabB gene encoding aminodeoxychorismate synthase component I produces the protein MANRAALPLAVRQLDWTFSTAAIFEHFAAEPWAILLDSANASHQDAKFDMICAGPIATLITQGELTDIQVHQPELAKPTHLSPQDDPFTLVKQLLRHWYPHSFACDLPFSGGAMGSFSYDLGRRIEQLPCTAAQDIHLGEMNIGFYDWALIFDYQQQSWFLVHYLGDAALDTQLKIIESKIAKATKQAEFNLTSPWSSQLTKAKYISKFNEVQAYLHSGDCYQINLTQRFEAEYQGDEWRAYCKLRSANQAPFSAFMRLDANAILSISPERFIQLHGDDIQTKPIKGTLPRHSDPMLDKRAAQALAHSPKDRAENVMIVDLLRNDIGKVAAPGTVQVPHLFAVESFPAVHHLVSTVTAKLDPQYHACDLLRAAFPGGSITGAPKIRAMEIIEELEPSRRSLYCGSMGYISQDGQMDTSITIRTIVAEQGKLYCWAGGGIVADSNVDAEYQESFDKISRILPLLDSPQ, from the coding sequence ATGGCAAATAGGGCGGCATTACCGCTGGCAGTACGCCAACTTGACTGGACTTTCAGCACAGCAGCAATCTTCGAACACTTTGCGGCTGAACCTTGGGCGATACTGCTCGACTCGGCCAATGCGTCCCATCAGGACGCTAAATTCGATATGATTTGCGCAGGTCCCATCGCCACCCTCATCACCCAAGGCGAGCTGACTGACATTCAAGTTCATCAGCCTGAATTAGCCAAACCGACTCACCTCAGCCCGCAGGATGACCCTTTTACCCTGGTCAAACAGCTGCTGCGCCATTGGTATCCACACTCTTTTGCCTGCGATTTGCCCTTTAGTGGCGGCGCCATGGGCAGCTTTAGTTATGATTTAGGCCGTCGAATTGAGCAGCTCCCCTGCACTGCGGCGCAGGATATTCACCTCGGCGAGATGAATATTGGCTTTTACGACTGGGCATTGATTTTCGATTATCAGCAGCAAAGCTGGTTTTTAGTGCACTATTTGGGTGATGCCGCCCTCGATACTCAATTGAAAATAATTGAATCTAAAATAGCCAAAGCCACAAAACAGGCCGAATTTAATCTCACAAGCCCTTGGTCATCGCAACTCACCAAAGCCAAGTACATTTCAAAATTCAATGAAGTACAGGCATATCTGCATAGCGGCGATTGCTATCAAATTAATTTGACCCAGCGCTTTGAAGCAGAGTATCAAGGCGATGAATGGCGCGCTTACTGCAAGCTACGAAGTGCCAATCAAGCGCCCTTCTCCGCCTTTATGCGGCTTGATGCCAACGCGATTTTATCGATTTCGCCCGAGCGTTTTATTCAGCTGCACGGTGACGATATTCAAACCAAACCGATTAAAGGCACGCTGCCGCGCCATAGCGACCCGATGCTAGATAAGCGAGCAGCGCAAGCCCTTGCCCATTCACCCAAGGATCGCGCCGAAAACGTGATGATTGTGGATTTACTGCGCAATGACATAGGTAAAGTCGCCGCGCCCGGCACTGTACAAGTGCCACATCTATTTGCCGTCGAAAGCTTTCCTGCGGTGCACCATTTAGTCAGTACCGTTACCGCCAAACTCGACCCACAATACCACGCCTGTGACTTACTGCGCGCAGCCTTTCCCGGCGGTTCAATAACCGGAGCGCCTAAAATCCGCGCCATGGAAATTATTGAAGAGCTGGAACCCTCACGCCGCAGTCTGTATTGTGGCTCCATGGGTTACATCAGCCAAGATGGGCAAATGGATACTAGCATCACCATTCGCACTATCGTGGCTGAGCAAGGTAAACTCTATTGCTGGGCGGGCGGCGGCATAGTCGCGGACTCTAATGTCGATGCCGAGTACCAAGAAAGCTTCGATAAGATAAGCCGTATCTTACCCTTACTCGATAGCCCTCAATAA
- a CDS encoding CoA pyrophosphatase has product MDQAEFRLRFNLHPLATQDPAAIPHLGLRKAAVLIPLQEIQGELSLILTQRPMHLRAHPGQISFPGGKIEPSDSSAITAALREAEEEIGLCRENVEVIGTFPAHNTFTGFEITPVVGMIKQDFALRLDPGEVADCFTVPLSFFIEPQNRHRKQFLRQGRYYSVHFIPYQQRFIWGATAAIIDHLCRHLSLPEQML; this is encoded by the coding sequence ATGGATCAAGCAGAATTTAGACTCAGATTTAATCTGCATCCTTTAGCCACGCAAGACCCGGCGGCTATCCCTCACCTTGGGTTGCGTAAAGCCGCGGTACTGATCCCCTTGCAGGAAATTCAGGGCGAGCTCAGTCTGATTTTAACCCAAAGACCGATGCACCTTAGGGCGCACCCTGGGCAAATTAGCTTTCCAGGCGGCAAGATTGAGCCCAGTGATAGTAGCGCCATTACGGCCGCGCTGAGGGAAGCGGAAGAAGAAATTGGTCTTTGCCGAGAAAATGTAGAAGTGATAGGCACCTTCCCCGCCCATAACACCTTTACCGGTTTTGAAATCACTCCAGTGGTGGGCATGATTAAGCAGGATTTTGCCTTAAGGCTCGATCCCGGCGAAGTCGCCGATTGCTTTACCGTACCCTTAAGTTTTTTTATCGAACCGCAAAATCGCCACCGCAAACAGTTTTTACGCCAAGGGCGTTATTACAGCGTGCATTTTATTCCGTATCAGCAACGTTTTATCTGGGGCGCGACGGCGGCGATTATCGATCACCTCTGTCGGCATTTGAGTCTTCCCGAGCAGATGCTGTAA
- a CDS encoding D-alanine--D-alanine ligase — MSKINLLLLCGGGSAEHDISLLSANYFETSLAKSEQFNVLRVVLDKFGQYQTAAGDDCELTNNREIRFRDETKAPWPVDYVIPCIHGYPGETGDIQSYFNLIQLPYFGCESEASSNCFNKITAKMWFSALGIPNTPYIFLNQYDDEAIAQTQAALENWGSIFVKAASQGSSVGCYKVDDSSKVAGVLKDAFGYAPYVIVEKTIKARELEVAVYEYQGEVVATLPGEIICDSNTFYTFDEKYAKSSKARTDVVAQNVPTDISEQIRAYAIKAFKGMKLRHLSRIDFFLTQDNEILLNEINTFPGSTPISMFPKMLQNHGHDFTEYLSLVINGQLAAK; from the coding sequence ATGTCAAAAATCAATTTACTTTTGCTGTGCGGCGGTGGAAGTGCGGAACACGATATTTCCCTACTGTCGGCTAATTATTTTGAAACCTCATTAGCAAAATCCGAGCAGTTTAATGTACTGCGTGTGGTACTGGACAAGTTTGGCCAATACCAAACCGCCGCAGGCGATGACTGTGAGCTGACCAATAACCGCGAAATTCGCTTCCGTGATGAGACCAAGGCGCCTTGGCCTGTGGATTATGTGATCCCCTGTATTCACGGCTATCCGGGCGAGACAGGCGACATCCAGTCGTACTTTAACCTTATCCAACTGCCCTACTTTGGTTGCGAATCCGAAGCCAGCAGCAACTGTTTTAACAAGATCACCGCTAAGATGTGGTTCAGTGCCTTAGGCATTCCTAACACACCTTATATCTTCTTAAATCAATACGATGATGAAGCGATTGCCCAAACCCAAGCCGCGCTCGAAAACTGGGGTTCGATTTTCGTCAAAGCCGCATCTCAAGGTTCTTCTGTGGGTTGCTATAAAGTCGATGACAGCAGCAAAGTCGCAGGCGTGTTAAAAGATGCCTTTGGTTATGCACCCTATGTGATTGTCGAAAAAACCATTAAAGCCCGTGAGCTTGAAGTCGCCGTTTATGAGTATCAAGGCGAAGTGGTTGCGACTCTGCCGGGCGAAATCATCTGCGATAGCAATACCTTCTACACCTTCGATGAAAAATACGCCAAGAGCAGTAAGGCACGCACCGATGTAGTCGCACAAAATGTGCCTACTGACATCAGCGAGCAGATCCGCGCCTATGCAATTAAAGCCTTTAAGGGCATGAAGCTTCGCCATCTGTCACGTATCGACTTTTTCTTAACCCAGGATAATGAAATCCTGCTTAACGAAATCAATACCTTCCCAGGTTCGACGCCGATTTCGATGTTCCCTAAGATGTTACAAAACCATGGGCATGATTTTACCGAATACTTAAGTTTGGTGATTAACGGCCAGTTAGCGGCTAAGTGA
- a CDS encoding fumarate hydratase: MSSHHETSENVVIKQADFIESVADALQYISYYHPKDFVDAMSEAYEREQSAAAKDAIAQILINSRMSAEGKRPLCQDTGIVTTFVKIGMGVKWDKTDMTVQQMVDEGVRRAYTNPDNPLRASIVADPAGSRKNTKDNTPSVVHIDMVPGNHIEVAIAAKGGGSENKAKMVMLNPSDDIAAWVEKTLPTMGAGWCPPGMLGIGIGGTAEKAAVLAKEALMESVDIHELMARGAETSEEKLRLDIFERANNLGIGAQGLGGLTTVLDVKIKSAPTHAASKPVVMIPNCAATRHVHFHLDGTGPADLAPPTLSDWPEITREVGSDVRRVNLDTVTQADIEQWKSGETILLSGKMLTGRDAAHKRIQSLIESGEGLPEGVDFTGKFIYYVGPVDPVGNEVVGPAGPTTATRMDKFTDLMLDKTGLMGMIGKAERGPATVESIKKHKAVYLMAVGGAAYLVSKAIKKSRVVAFADLGMEAIYEFDVQDMPVTVAVDSNGVNAHETGPAIWKVNIANAKA, from the coding sequence ATGTCATCTCACCATGAAACGTCTGAAAATGTAGTGATTAAACAAGCCGACTTTATTGAAAGTGTGGCCGATGCCCTGCAATACATCTCCTATTATCATCCCAAAGATTTTGTGGATGCCATGAGCGAAGCTTATGAGCGTGAGCAAAGTGCGGCGGCGAAGGATGCGATTGCGCAAATTTTGATTAACTCGCGTATGTCTGCCGAAGGTAAACGCCCACTGTGTCAAGACACGGGTATTGTGACCACCTTCGTTAAGATTGGTATGGGAGTTAAGTGGGACAAAACCGATATGACCGTGCAGCAAATGGTCGATGAAGGTGTGCGTCGTGCTTATACCAATCCAGATAACCCACTGCGTGCATCGATTGTGGCTGATCCTGCGGGTAGCCGTAAAAACACCAAAGACAACACGCCATCTGTAGTGCATATCGATATGGTGCCAGGCAATCATATTGAAGTCGCTATCGCAGCCAAGGGCGGCGGCAGTGAAAACAAAGCCAAGATGGTGATGTTAAACCCATCTGACGATATCGCCGCTTGGGTTGAAAAAACGCTGCCAACCATGGGCGCGGGCTGGTGTCCACCGGGTATGCTCGGCATCGGTATTGGTGGCACCGCTGAAAAGGCTGCTGTGCTGGCGAAAGAAGCGCTGATGGAAAGCGTGGATATCCATGAGTTAATGGCACGCGGTGCAGAAACCAGCGAAGAAAAACTGCGTTTAGACATTTTCGAACGTGCTAACAACCTCGGTATTGGTGCGCAGGGTCTTGGCGGTTTAACCACAGTGTTAGACGTGAAAATCAAATCTGCACCTACTCATGCAGCATCAAAACCTGTGGTGATGATCCCGAACTGCGCGGCAACTCGCCACGTACACTTCCATTTAGATGGTACTGGCCCTGCTGATCTTGCGCCGCCGACACTGAGCGACTGGCCAGAAATCACCCGCGAAGTGGGCAGCGATGTGCGCCGTGTTAATTTAGACACAGTTACTCAAGCCGATATCGAGCAGTGGAAGAGCGGTGAAACCATTCTGTTAAGCGGTAAAATGCTCACCGGCCGTGATGCTGCCCATAAGCGTATCCAAAGCCTGATTGAAAGCGGTGAAGGTTTACCAGAAGGCGTGGACTTTACTGGCAAGTTTATCTACTACGTGGGCCCAGTTGACCCAGTCGGTAACGAAGTTGTGGGTCCTGCTGGCCCAACTACCGCGACCCGTATGGACAAGTTCACCGATCTGATGCTGGATAAAACCGGACTGATGGGCATGATTGGTAAGGCTGAACGTGGTCCAGCGACCGTTGAGTCTATCAAGAAACACAAAGCTGTGTACCTGATGGCTGTGGGCGGCGCGGCTTACTTAGTGTCGAAAGCCATTAAGAAATCCCGCGTAGTGGCGTTTGCCGACTTAGGTATGGAAGCAATTTACGAGTTTGACGTACAAGATATGCCAGTGACTGTGGCGGTAGACTCAAACGGCGTGAATGCCCATGAAACTGGCCCTGCGATTTGGAAAGTGAATATCGCTAACGCCAAAGCCTAA